A stretch of [Clostridium] innocuum DNA encodes these proteins:
- a CDS encoding alpha/beta hydrolase, producing the protein MQFKTYVQKNKPVYMYIHGECLSAFSFQEEIRELKKDYTLIVPVLDGHGSEAQKPFISIQQCAEELLTYLQEFYNGHIQVLSGFSLGAQIAVSMLSMKPDLCEYAMIESAMMQPVKLQSWSAYAGIYTNALARKKWFNKFMYYTVFNDDFAFEDYYQNYQAMTKENLKSIHHTVSTFQLPENLAQATCKTAILVGQREKKSMKKSADLLKEALSDAQIFMLMNYTHGDFSLGNPREYLRFVKSWIQNKDIQQKRKVRKQKEQQEGDYLPNWKHLVNKIKDKKAKKKLQKAGS; encoded by the coding sequence ATGCAATTTAAAACCTATGTTCAGAAAAACAAACCGGTCTATATGTATATCCACGGAGAATGCCTTTCCGCCTTCAGCTTTCAGGAAGAAATACGGGAGCTGAAAAAAGATTACACCCTCATCGTCCCCGTCTTAGACGGACATGGAAGTGAAGCTCAGAAACCATTCATCAGTATACAGCAGTGTGCAGAGGAGCTGCTTACCTATCTTCAGGAGTTTTATAACGGGCATATCCAGGTGCTGTCAGGATTTTCACTGGGTGCGCAGATTGCCGTTTCCATGCTGTCTATGAAGCCGGATCTGTGCGAATACGCCATGATTGAAAGTGCGATGATGCAGCCGGTAAAGCTGCAGAGCTGGAGTGCCTATGCCGGCATCTACACAAATGCACTGGCAAGAAAAAAATGGTTCAATAAATTCATGTACTACACTGTTTTCAATGATGATTTTGCCTTTGAGGATTATTATCAAAATTATCAGGCAATGACAAAGGAAAACCTGAAAAGCATACACCATACAGTCAGTACCTTTCAGCTTCCCGAAAATCTGGCGCAGGCTACATGTAAAACAGCAATTCTGGTTGGACAGCGTGAGAAGAAGAGTATGAAAAAAAGTGCCGATCTATTGAAAGAGGCACTGAGTGATGCACAGATTTTCATGCTGATGAATTATACGCACGGGGATTTCAGTCTTGGCAATCCAAGGGAATACCTGCGCTTTGTCAAAAGCTGGATACAGAACAAGGATATCCAGCAAAAGCGAAAGGTTCGTAAACAGAAGGAACAGCAGGAGGGGGATTACCTGCCGAACTGGAAGCATCTTGTGAATAAGATCAAGGATAAAAAAGCAAAGAAAAAGCTGCAGAAGGCAGGCTCTTAA
- a CDS encoding PTS transporter subunit EIIA, giving the protein MNKRAREIIFWIMEKRDYQETCTINDLMDKFKVSERTIRYDLEGITDFLLENKQKPIQLCEHGVIELQKDTDTIRMLLGQNDFYSFKLSKEERMHMILYLIANTGEHVTLQQLADILFVSRSTIIHDVDDVRKSIQKQDLEIVSLCRGLRIQGRESSRRIMLMHLLRLPYVQQYRISEYKDMMSPQDLESLKRMIKDAELSSSRFFTDGSFEDLRQYLMLMIERYHKHRFVEIDYVSQHLSTQKMASHLMNKMEDYFGMEHRLQEEYLLADILYNMHYLKRNDADEKIMQIQVISKQFIDAVAHDLNIDLRNDFQFYQNLTNHLQSTFKDLDMGYDSDNELLYEIVKKNSEVVAAIEKNLQPLELFVQRAITREEIAYITIHVCAAMERNRYQGAQFTILLVCNSGVGTSQLLLSRLKKYFQFYVADVLPVHALANYDVTGIDLIISTVPLKEERCETIILHPYLSDEDCILLGEKLETLKSGMHRVNSNPNFQRLQTLIANSIAISPLDKDEIYKNIIRDLQSHFFPIAPSDKATLRELLAGHIEVDVECADWKEAVRRSAQPLLEQDYLSEQYITQMIRNIETMGPYIVLAQGFALPHESPDVGGMQLGMQLIRLKHPVPFHSQFYDPVDFVCCLSTIDKDSHLKAMFHLMNLLSKADFCENIRKAKTAEEVYQIIYEYESIL; this is encoded by the coding sequence ATGAATAAACGTGCACGAGAAATCATTTTCTGGATAATGGAAAAGCGGGATTATCAGGAAACCTGTACCATCAATGATCTGATGGACAAATTCAAGGTATCGGAACGAACGATTCGCTATGATCTGGAGGGAATCACGGATTTTCTTCTGGAAAACAAGCAGAAGCCGATTCAGCTTTGTGAGCATGGCGTGATTGAGCTGCAGAAGGATACTGATACCATTCGCATGCTGCTGGGACAGAATGATTTTTATTCCTTCAAGCTGAGCAAGGAGGAACGCATGCATATGATTCTGTATCTGATAGCGAATACGGGGGAGCATGTAACCCTGCAGCAGCTGGCGGATATACTTTTTGTATCCCGTTCCACAATCATTCATGATGTGGATGATGTACGCAAGAGCATTCAGAAGCAGGATCTGGAAATCGTATCCCTTTGCCGAGGTCTGCGTATTCAGGGCAGGGAGAGCAGCCGCCGGATCATGCTGATGCATCTGCTGCGCCTGCCGTATGTGCAGCAGTATCGGATTTCAGAATATAAAGATATGATGTCCCCACAGGATTTGGAAAGCCTGAAGCGTATGATCAAGGATGCGGAATTATCAAGCAGCCGTTTTTTTACTGACGGTTCCTTTGAAGATTTGCGGCAGTATCTAATGCTTATGATTGAACGCTACCATAAGCATCGGTTTGTGGAGATCGACTATGTATCCCAGCATCTGTCCACGCAGAAAATGGCAAGCCATCTGATGAACAAAATGGAGGATTATTTCGGTATGGAGCATCGGCTGCAGGAGGAATACCTGCTGGCGGATATCCTGTACAATATGCATTATCTCAAACGCAATGATGCGGATGAGAAGATCATGCAGATTCAGGTCATCTCCAAGCAGTTTATTGATGCCGTAGCGCATGATCTGAATATTGATCTGCGCAATGATTTTCAGTTTTACCAGAATCTGACCAATCATCTGCAATCCACATTTAAGGATCTGGATATGGGGTATGATAGTGACAATGAGCTTCTGTATGAAATCGTGAAGAAGAATTCGGAGGTTGTCGCAGCGATTGAGAAAAATCTGCAGCCACTGGAGCTGTTTGTACAAAGAGCCATCACCCGTGAGGAAATCGCCTATATCACCATTCATGTCTGTGCGGCAATGGAGCGCAACCGTTATCAGGGTGCGCAGTTCACGATTCTTCTTGTGTGCAACTCCGGTGTGGGAACCTCACAGCTGCTGTTAAGCCGGCTGAAAAAATACTTTCAGTTTTATGTAGCGGATGTTCTGCCGGTGCATGCACTCGCGAATTATGATGTTACAGGAATCGATCTGATCATATCAACGGTACCGCTGAAGGAGGAGCGCTGTGAAACCATCATTCTGCATCCGTATCTGAGTGATGAGGACTGTATCCTTTTGGGTGAAAAGCTGGAAACATTGAAAAGCGGTATGCACCGTGTGAATTCCAATCCGAATTTTCAGCGACTTCAGACACTGATTGCGAATTCCATTGCCATCAGCCCGCTGGATAAGGATGAAATCTATAAGAATATTATCCGGGATCTGCAATCGCATTTCTTTCCGATAGCCCCAAGTGACAAGGCAACGCTTCGTGAACTGCTTGCCGGACATATCGAGGTGGATGTGGAATGTGCAGACTGGAAGGAGGCTGTCAGAAGAAGTGCGCAGCCATTGCTGGAACAGGACTATCTGAGTGAACAGTACATCACGCAGATGATTCGCAATATTGAAACAATGGGACCGTATATCGTACTGGCACAGGGCTTTGCCTTGCCGCATGAATCGCCGGATGTCGGTGGGATGCAGCTGGGGATGCAGCTGATTCGGCTGAAGCATCCGGTACCGTTTCATTCGCAGTTCTATGATCCTGTGGATTTTGTATGCTGTCTGTCCACGATAGATAAGGACTCGCATTTGAAGGCAATGTTTCATTTAATGAATCTGTTATCGAAAGCGGATTTCTGTGAGAATATCAGAAAGGCGAAAACCGCAGAGGAAGTATATCAGATAATTTATGAATATGAATCCATTTTATAA
- a CDS encoding DeoR/GlpR transcriptional regulator, whose protein sequence is MTKQERQKAILALLQEKGELHVQTICRSFHIVAMTARRDLMELEQMGALIRTHGGAIAKEKKTFDAQTPFAKRRKLHTEKKRQLAHIARGFLKEHDRIFLASGSTMDMFASALLHYLPLTVVTDAVNVAYELYQDSRLTIFMLGGELRSNSLTLTGPIAQTNLKQFQLSKAFLSVNAIDEKGNLYTDSVVESGLLETLFSIVEEVYVLCDSSKLNSRDFIAISHEQSYTLITDQGADESLLEAYRQCGIRVVKAAPQI, encoded by the coding sequence ATGACAAAACAGGAACGGCAGAAAGCAATACTTGCGCTTTTGCAGGAAAAAGGAGAGCTTCACGTACAGACGATATGCCGAAGCTTCCACATAGTGGCCATGACCGCTCGTCGTGATCTCATGGAGCTGGAACAGATGGGAGCATTGATTCGAACACATGGAGGTGCCATCGCAAAGGAAAAGAAAACCTTTGATGCGCAGACACCGTTTGCAAAGCGCCGTAAGCTGCATACAGAGAAAAAGCGGCAGCTTGCCCATATTGCAAGAGGCTTTCTGAAGGAGCATGATCGTATTTTTCTTGCCAGCGGCTCTACGATGGATATGTTTGCGTCTGCCCTTCTGCACTACCTGCCATTGACCGTCGTAACCGATGCTGTGAATGTGGCATATGAATTGTATCAGGATTCCAGATTAACCATTTTTATGCTCGGTGGTGAACTGCGCAGCAATTCCCTCACGCTGACCGGTCCGATTGCACAGACAAATCTAAAACAGTTTCAGCTGTCAAAGGCCTTTTTAAGTGTGAATGCGATAGATGAAAAGGGAAACCTGTATACCGACAGTGTGGTGGAAAGCGGTCTGCTGGAAACACTGTTCTCCATTGTGGAGGAGGTCTATGTCCTGTGTGATTCCAGTAAGCTGAACAGCCGTGATTTCATTGCAATATCTCATGAACAGAGCTATACGCTTATCACAGATCAGGGCGCGGATGAAAGTCTGCTGGAGGCATATCGGCAATGCGGTATCCGCGTGGTGAAAGCTGCACCACAAATTTAA
- a CDS encoding 2-hydroxyacid dehydrogenase — protein MKCVAVGDMFLSEEAFARVLKHHALFCSYHGFSWKADLDRVSTRTLIRKIETKGSEAYAVEGELKEAMLDADVIFIHMCPVGKDIIEQAPHLKYIVTARGGVENIAVESAKKKGIRVIHCPMHNAFAVAELTVGLMICETRNVTRADRSLREGIWRESYPNTGSIRELRSMTVGLIGFGAIGQLVAQRLQPFGCSIMVHDPYLDASVIERLGCIAVDKKTLLQESDIVSLHGRIGPNDPPIIGREELKLMKPVSYLINTARAVLVDMPALEEALQNGSIMGAAIDVFPKEPLTKEDAVVQLDNCTLTNHRGGDTLDSYERSPELLLEQLQEAVQTGHTKYMI, from the coding sequence ATGAAATGTGTTGCTGTTGGAGATATGTTTCTGTCAGAGGAGGCATTCGCTAGGGTATTGAAACATCACGCACTGTTTTGTTCCTATCACGGCTTTTCATGGAAGGCGGATCTGGATCGTGTATCTACACGTACGCTGATTCGCAAGATTGAAACAAAGGGAAGTGAGGCATATGCAGTCGAAGGGGAATTGAAGGAGGCTATGCTGGATGCGGACGTGATCTTCATTCATATGTGTCCGGTGGGAAAGGATATCATTGAGCAGGCACCGCACTTGAAGTATATTGTTACGGCAAGGGGCGGTGTGGAAAACATCGCGGTGGAAAGTGCAAAGAAAAAAGGAATCAGAGTTATTCACTGTCCCATGCACAACGCCTTTGCCGTTGCTGAGCTGACGGTTGGGTTAATGATCTGTGAAACACGAAATGTGACAAGAGCAGATCGCTCCCTGCGCGAGGGTATCTGGAGAGAATCCTATCCGAATACCGGATCGATACGGGAGCTTAGAAGTATGACGGTAGGTTTGATTGGCTTTGGTGCAATTGGTCAGCTTGTCGCACAGCGCCTGCAGCCGTTTGGATGCAGCATCATGGTACATGATCCCTATCTGGATGCATCTGTTATTGAGCGACTTGGCTGTATCGCGGTTGATAAGAAAACCCTGTTACAGGAAAGTGATATCGTATCCCTTCACGGTCGCATCGGACCCAATGATCCCCCGATTATCGGGCGTGAGGAATTGAAGCTTATGAAACCGGTCAGCTATCTGATCAATACGGCAAGAGCGGTACTGGTGGATATGCCGGCGCTGGAGGAGGCGCTGCAAAACGGCAGCATCATGGGGGCTGCGATCGATGTATTTCCGAAGGAGCCGCTGACTAAAGAAGATGCTGTCGTACAACTGGATAACTGCACACTTACCAATCATCGCGGCGGGGATACTCTGGATTCCTATGAACGCAGTCCGGAGCTGCTGCTGGAACAGCTGCAGGAGGCAGTGCAAACAGGACATACGAAATACATGATATAA
- the rhaD gene encoding rhamnulose-1-phosphate aldolase: protein MKVEETSFLNEYIAMADYGDRLGWHERNGGNFTYWMKPENVADVKDELHDKGEWLPIGTNVDNLANEYFLISGTGKYFHNMKKDPRHTIGIIQVDSTGTKYRIRWGLENGGRPTSELPTHLMNMAVKAKLTNNENRVIYHCHCPNVIALTFLLPLKSEIITREIWEMMTECPIIFPEGIGVVEWMVPGGREIAVVTSRLMETYNAVIWAHHGMFCSGVDFDSTFGLMHTIEKSAEMWIKVHSCRQDKLQTIPVEGFRDLQEAFQVILDERFLYKK, encoded by the coding sequence ATGAAAGTAGAAGAAACATCATTTTTAAATGAATATATCGCTATGGCGGATTATGGCGACAGACTGGGCTGGCATGAGCGCAACGGCGGGAATTTCACCTATTGGATGAAGCCGGAAAATGTTGCGGATGTAAAAGATGAATTGCACGATAAAGGGGAATGGCTGCCGATTGGTACCAATGTGGATAATCTTGCAAATGAATATTTTCTAATCAGCGGCACGGGAAAGTATTTTCACAATATGAAAAAGGATCCCCGGCATACAATAGGCATCATACAGGTTGATTCTACCGGTACAAAGTATCGTATTCGCTGGGGTCTTGAAAACGGAGGCCGTCCTACCAGTGAGCTGCCTACGCATCTTATGAATATGGCAGTCAAGGCAAAGCTTACAAATAATGAAAACCGCGTGATTTATCACTGTCACTGTCCCAATGTGATTGCACTTACCTTTCTGCTTCCGCTGAAGTCGGAAATTATCACAAGAGAGATTTGGGAGATGATGACGGAATGTCCGATCATCTTTCCTGAGGGAATCGGTGTCGTGGAGTGGATGGTACCGGGAGGTCGCGAGATTGCCGTTGTCACAAGCAGGCTGATGGAAACCTATAATGCGGTCATATGGGCACATCATGGAATGTTCTGCAGCGGCGTGGATTTTGATTCCACCTTTGGTCTGATGCATACGATTGAAAAGAGTGCCGAGATGTGGATCAAGGTGCATTCCTGCCGACAGGATAAGCTGCAGACGATTCCTGTGGAGGGCTTCCGTGATTTGCAGGAAGCGTTCCAAGTAATACTGGATGAACGTTTTCTTTACAAAAAGTAG
- a CDS encoding PTS sugar transporter subunit IIA, with amino-acid sequence MIWEDLDKKLIHLQAEAGHANDIFDQLGTCFINEGYSRSDYVEALKQREAQFPTGLDINGFGVAIPHTDAGYVLHETEGIMTLKHPVTFIQMGSDDTQVEVKVVFMLAIEDPKNHIKKLQQILRIIQDNAVLEKIYQASSADEVIDIVKQKEIEIGGENL; translated from the coding sequence ATGATTTGGGAAGACTTAGATAAAAAACTGATTCACCTACAGGCGGAAGCAGGGCATGCCAATGATATCTTTGATCAGCTGGGCACCTGCTTCATAAACGAGGGCTACAGCCGAAGCGATTATGTGGAGGCCCTGAAACAAAGAGAGGCACAGTTTCCAACCGGATTGGATATCAATGGATTCGGTGTCGCAATACCGCATACGGATGCCGGCTATGTACTGCATGAAACTGAAGGAATCATGACACTGAAGCATCCGGTAACGTTCATTCAAATGGGCAGTGATGATACACAGGTAGAGGTGAAGGTTGTCTTCATGCTGGCGATTGAGGATCCCAAAAACCACATTAAGAAGCTGCAGCAGATTCTGCGTATCATACAGGACAACGCCGTTCTGGAGAAGATCTATCAAGCCTCCAGTGCCGACGAGGTCATAGATATAGTAAAACAGAAGGAAATAGAAATAGGAGGAGAAAACTTATGA
- a CDS encoding PTS sugar transporter subunit IIB gives MKSVNILSICGSGTVTSSMVAAKLKDRLSEHGYQVSATEAKPTEALNLAQSKRFDIIAHTSPLPKGDYGIPCVNAFACITGMGEDKFFEDFLKALQSIGK, from the coding sequence ATGAAATCAGTAAACATTCTATCAATCTGTGGTTCGGGAACCGTCACCAGCAGCATGGTGGCCGCTAAGCTGAAGGACCGTTTGTCCGAGCACGGCTATCAGGTAAGTGCTACCGAGGCAAAACCGACCGAGGCTTTAAATCTGGCGCAGTCAAAACGCTTTGACATTATCGCACACACCTCACCGCTTCCTAAGGGAGATTATGGGATTCCTTGTGTCAATGCCTTTGCCTGCATCACAGGAATGGGAGAGGACAAGTTCTTCGAGGACTTCCTCAAGGCACTGCAGTCAATAGGGAAATAG
- a CDS encoding PTS galactitol transporter subunit IIC gives MVILEFLKSMIDNFGAAVIVPIIIGIIALFFRVKPQKAFLSALYAGVSLEGISLMVGAFTPIITPLVKNMADAMVNITGVNLNVFDVGWQATSLVAFSTSAGMIYLGLGIVLQTVLFLIKWTKCFQPSDLWNNYSYMVWGAMVIFATDNFALGIACMVLLNLYSLLISDMLAKRWSTYYQYPNCTIIAMHNIEPGIFAIVFDPILNAIGFNKLKLNPQTIQQKIGFMGEPMTIGFVLGGIIGILGNLSNLGSMAGWGSVLTAAVATAAVMAIFPKITGFFAQAFAPITEGARKFMGNTGDREWYIAVNDAVGYGEPATLTCGLLLMPVMVLIAFFLPGNQTLPVVDLVAIPYMVEGLVAVFNGNMAKVIVTGAIWFSVGLLMCTYTAPLFTEVAKGAGYAIPAGAAMITSFNILGKPLMGLIFLAFLSGSPLWIGVAVVAYVVCYAGYRMKQKNVEEYLETQAMKNAEAEA, from the coding sequence ATGGTTATATTAGAATTTCTGAAATCAATGATCGACAATTTTGGGGCTGCGGTTATCGTACCGATCATCATCGGAATCATCGCATTGTTCTTCCGTGTCAAACCGCAGAAAGCATTCCTTTCCGCCTTATATGCCGGAGTATCTCTGGAGGGTATTTCCCTGATGGTTGGGGCATTCACACCGATTATCACCCCGCTGGTTAAGAATATGGCGGATGCCATGGTCAACATCACCGGTGTAAATCTGAATGTATTCGATGTCGGCTGGCAGGCAACCAGTCTGGTAGCGTTCTCGACAAGTGCCGGTATGATCTATCTGGGACTCGGTATTGTATTACAGACAGTGCTGTTTCTGATCAAATGGACAAAGTGCTTCCAGCCCTCTGATTTATGGAACAACTATTCCTATATGGTATGGGGAGCCATGGTTATCTTTGCGACAGACAACTTTGCACTGGGCATCGCCTGCATGGTGCTGCTGAACCTGTATTCTCTGCTGATATCCGATATGCTGGCAAAACGTTGGTCTACGTATTATCAGTATCCAAACTGCACCATCATTGCTATGCATAACATTGAACCGGGTATTTTCGCCATTGTCTTCGATCCGATTCTGAATGCAATCGGCTTCAACAAACTGAAGCTGAATCCGCAGACGATCCAGCAGAAAATCGGGTTCATGGGGGAACCGATGACCATTGGCTTTGTATTGGGTGGTATTATCGGTATTCTGGGAAACCTGTCCAATCTTGGCTCTATGGCAGGCTGGGGATCTGTGCTGACGGCTGCTGTTGCCACGGCTGCGGTTATGGCCATCTTCCCGAAAATCACAGGGTTCTTTGCACAGGCATTTGCGCCGATCACCGAGGGTGCCCGTAAATTCATGGGCAATACCGGAGATCGCGAATGGTATATCGCCGTCAATGATGCTGTCGGCTATGGAGAGCCTGCAACGCTGACGTGTGGATTGCTGCTGATGCCGGTTATGGTACTGATTGCATTCTTCCTGCCTGGCAACCAGACACTGCCGGTTGTCGATCTGGTCGCAATTCCTTATATGGTAGAGGGACTTGTTGCCGTATTCAACGGAAACATGGCAAAGGTCATCGTTACCGGTGCCATCTGGTTCAGTGTCGGCTTACTGATGTGTACGTATACAGCACCGCTGTTTACCGAGGTTGCCAAGGGCGCAGGCTATGCGATTCCGGCAGGTGCTGCCATGATTACCAGCTTCAATATACTGGGAAAACCGCTGATGGGGCTGATCTTCCTCGCCTTCCTGAGCGGAAGTCCGCTATGGATCGGTGTCGCCGTCGTCGCATATGTGGTCTGCTATGCCGGATACCGCATGAAACAGAAAAACGTAGAGGAGTATCTGGAAACACAGGCAATGAAAAATGCAGAGGCGGAGGCTTAG
- a CDS encoding sn-glycerol-1-phosphate dehydrogenase — protein sequence MNIDVQEFRKPCACGRTHEIVVDDMIIEKGAIQRLPHIMKTYYSEYKTIAMLCDDNTYAAVGKLVEELLPNIITIRLNPENLHADEHGVEAAQKQLDKYAGIDFLIAAGSGTIHDITRYHAYEKKLPFLSIPTAASVDGYVSTVAAMTWHGFKKSFTAVSPRFVLADSEIFSKAPLRLTASGVADLLGKFTALCDWRIAHALTGEYICDTVVDMEYKVLKELCDNLDGIRNGDLSAYENLMYGLLLSGIAMQMVGNSRPASGAEHHMSHLWEMSAINEPIDFYHGEKVGVGLCMATAVYKKAEQKLRAGGYQVKDHMELETEFIKANITSPVLQEEILKENTPNLMADITGNMLKEKEADILTILADLPDAETMIGWMKKVHGLTTMQELTLDEALKTTTQRLSPYIRQRLTFMRLLKFCDFYDEITEG from the coding sequence ATGAATATTGATGTACAGGAATTCCGTAAGCCGTGTGCCTGCGGAAGAACACATGAAATTGTTGTAGATGATATGATTATTGAGAAGGGCGCCATACAGCGCCTTCCTCACATCATGAAAACATATTACAGTGAATACAAAACGATTGCCATGCTGTGCGATGACAATACGTATGCAGCGGTAGGAAAGCTCGTGGAGGAGCTTCTTCCCAATATCATCACCATCCGGCTGAACCCTGAAAATCTGCATGCGGATGAGCATGGTGTGGAGGCTGCACAGAAGCAGCTGGACAAATATGCGGGAATTGACTTTCTGATTGCGGCAGGCTCAGGAACGATTCATGACATTACCCGCTATCATGCGTATGAGAAAAAGCTTCCGTTTCTGAGTATACCAACGGCTGCCAGTGTGGACGGCTATGTTTCCACCGTTGCCGCCATGACATGGCACGGCTTTAAGAAAAGCTTTACGGCGGTATCTCCGCGCTTTGTGCTGGCGGACAGTGAAATCTTTTCAAAGGCACCGCTTCGTCTGACCGCAAGCGGCGTCGCTGATCTGCTGGGAAAATTTACGGCACTGTGTGACTGGAGAATCGCGCATGCCCTAACCGGTGAATATATCTGCGATACCGTCGTTGATATGGAATATAAGGTACTGAAGGAGCTTTGTGACAATCTGGACGGTATTCGCAACGGCGATTTGAGTGCCTACGAAAATCTGATGTATGGTCTGCTGCTGAGCGGAATCGCTATGCAGATGGTTGGTAATTCCCGCCCTGCATCCGGAGCGGAGCATCATATGTCACATTTGTGGGAGATGTCCGCAATCAATGAGCCGATTGATTTCTATCACGGAGAAAAGGTCGGTGTCGGACTCTGTATGGCCACGGCAGTTTATAAGAAAGCAGAACAGAAGCTGCGTGCGGGAGGCTATCAGGTGAAGGATCACATGGAGCTGGAAACAGAGTTCATCAAAGCCAATATCACCAGTCCTGTCCTGCAGGAGGAGATTCTGAAGGAAAACACACCGAATCTGATGGCAGATATCACCGGGAACATGCTGAAGGAGAAGGAAGCGGATATCCTGACGATTCTGGCAGACCTGCCGGATGCGGAAACTATGATTGGCTGGATGAAAAAGGTACACGGTCTGACGACGATGCAGGAGCTGACACTTGATGAGGCACTGAAAACGACAACACAGCGTCTGAGTCCGTATATCCGTCAGCGGCTGACCTTCATGCGATTGTTGAAATTCTGTGATTTCTATGATGAAATCACAGAAGGGTAG
- a CDS encoding L-ribulose-5-phosphate 4-epimerase, translating to MLEELKQRVLEANLLLPKHGLITFTWGNVSGIDREMGIVAIKPSGVEYDHMTAQDIVLCDLDGNVVEGKLKPSSDLMTHLAFYKSFPNVGGAVHTHSRWATAFAQAGRAIPALGTTQADYFYGDIPCTRLMSEAEIHGEYELETGHVIVETFTKENLNPDTMPGVLVHSHGPFAWGKDPFEAVHNAVVMEECAAMAFVSIMLQDNAVQPMQQVLLDKHFKRKHGPNAYYGQ from the coding sequence ATGCTGGAAGAATTAAAGCAGCGTGTGCTGGAGGCGAATCTCTTGCTTCCCAAGCACGGACTGATCACCTTTACCTGGGGAAATGTATCCGGAATTGATCGTGAAATGGGCATCGTCGCCATCAAACCGAGCGGTGTGGAATATGATCATATGACGGCACAGGATATCGTGCTGTGCGACCTGGATGGAAACGTGGTGGAAGGAAAGCTGAAGCCAAGCAGTGATCTGATGACGCATCTTGCATTTTATAAGAGCTTTCCCAATGTCGGCGGAGCGGTGCATACACACTCCCGCTGGGCAACCGCCTTTGCGCAGGCAGGACGAGCAATCCCTGCATTAGGGACTACGCAGGCGGATTACTTCTATGGAGATATTCCATGCACCAGACTCATGAGTGAAGCGGAAATTCACGGAGAATATGAACTGGAAACCGGACATGTGATCGTGGAAACCTTCACAAAGGAAAACCTGAATCCAGATACGATGCCGGGCGTGCTTGTACACAGCCATGGACCTTTCGCATGGGGAAAAGACCCCTTTGAAGCGGTGCATAATGCAGTTGTGATGGAGGAATGTGCTGCGATGGCATTTGTCAGCATCATGCTGCAGGACAACGCGGTACAGCCGATGCAGCAGGTATTGCTGGATAAGCATTTCAAACGGAAGCACGGTCCCAATGCCTATTATGGACAGTAG
- a CDS encoding HAD-IIA family hydrolase has protein sequence MIRDKKQIQEAMKPIRAFILDMDGTIYLGNALFPYTRSFLDTVKQSGRAYYFFTNNSSKDVKTYIDKLHTMGIDIEQRQMMISTHVILRWLKEHHAGKRVYVVGTPALQAEFQHHGWQLDEEHPDIVVLGFDTTLTYDKLSKACHFIREGAAYYGINPDLNCPMENDTFIPDCGSMARLIEASTGRYPKFFGKPSPKTLEYIIKETGLDANQIAIIGDRLYTDIAVADHSAVTSILVMSGETKEADIEKSEVTPDIVIEDIGELAKLL, from the coding sequence ATGATACGAGATAAGAAACAGATCCAGGAAGCGATGAAGCCCATACGGGCATTCATTCTGGATATGGATGGAACAATTTATTTAGGGAATGCATTGTTCCCCTATACCCGCAGCTTTCTGGATACGGTAAAACAAAGCGGGAGAGCATATTATTTCTTTACAAACAACTCCTCAAAGGACGTTAAGACGTATATCGATAAGCTGCATACCATGGGCATTGATATCGAACAGCGGCAGATGATGATTTCCACCCATGTCATCCTGCGCTGGCTGAAGGAGCATCATGCGGGAAAACGCGTGTATGTGGTGGGGACACCTGCTCTGCAGGCAGAGTTTCAACATCATGGCTGGCAGCTGGATGAGGAGCATCCGGATATCGTTGTTCTGGGCTTTGATACGACACTGACCTACGATAAGCTGTCAAAGGCCTGTCATTTCATCCGGGAGGGAGCCGCATACTACGGCATCAATCCCGATCTCAACTGTCCCATGGAAAACGATACCTTTATCCCGGACTGCGGAAGCATGGCAAGGCTGATTGAAGCAAGTACCGGTCGCTATCCGAAATTCTTCGGAAAGCCGAGTCCGAAAACACTGGAATACATCATTAAGGAAACCGGTCTTGACGCAAACCAGATCGCCATTATCGGGGATCGTCTGTATACGGATATCGCCGTAGCGGATCACAGTGCGGTTACCAGCATTCTGGTGATGAGCGGAGAAACGAAGGAAGCGGATATCGAAAAGAGCGAGGTAACGCCGGATATCGTGATCGAGGATATCGGAGAACTCGCAAAGCTGCTGTAG